Proteins encoded within one genomic window of Bacillus thuringiensis:
- a CDS encoding acyl-CoA thioesterase, which translates to MEKKFMRESKAIKTTRVFPNDLNNHQTLFGGKLLAEIDSIASIAAARHSRKHCVTASIDSVDFLTPIHQADSVCYEAFVCYTGKSSMEVFVKVIAENLLAGERRIAATCFITFVALKDGKPSSVPQVLPETEEEHWLHTTGSERAESRKKGRVKSKEMAEVLTLSKPWSM; encoded by the coding sequence ATGGAAAAGAAATTCATGCGAGAATCCAAAGCAATTAAAACAACACGTGTTTTTCCGAATGATTTAAATAATCATCAAACACTTTTCGGAGGAAAATTATTAGCAGAAATTGATAGTATCGCTTCAATTGCAGCTGCAAGACATAGCCGTAAACATTGTGTAACAGCATCTATCGATTCTGTTGATTTTTTAACTCCAATTCACCAAGCAGATTCTGTTTGTTATGAAGCATTCGTATGCTATACAGGAAAATCTTCAATGGAAGTGTTCGTAAAAGTAATTGCAGAGAATTTATTAGCAGGCGAGCGTAGAATAGCTGCAACATGTTTCATTACATTCGTTGCATTAAAAGATGGAAAACCTTCTTCAGTTCCACAAGTACTACCTGAAACTGAAGAAGAACACTGGCTACACACAACTGGTTCTGAGCGTGCAGAAAGTAGAAAAAAAGGGCGCGTCAAAAGCAAGGAAATGGCTGAAGTTCTAACTTTAAGTAAACCTTGGAGTATGTAG
- a CDS encoding oligosaccharide flippase family protein: MQKSIASNIFYKILLNTFNIILPILVGPYAYRTLGATSIGTVNIAETFFNYFFVFAVFGVYQYGLREISLIKNDKKKVSKLFTSLYVINFTTSILALSAFVLFSYIGYGHESLFPVLLIFGFNFISNMFYVEWFNEAYENYDFITKKTVIVRLIYVVLLFSFIHGVDDYKTYAGLLVLSTFLNHSISFIYVKRQVKFDFSDLTIIPHLKPLLLVLIFSNANILYTQLDRLFLGVYVGKEEVAYYVMAFQIMMIINTLMLSVVQVTVPRLSYLSGNASEMEYESLLNKISKVYFITLFPAAIGLMLIAHGAVVIYGGQQFAGAGNTLIVFAFYMITVGIESILSNQIIYVKKKESILVRFLFICGFINLASNIALIFFHVLTPTTAIFTTTIANCFLITFEYIYVKKKLKVNYTLFDIQKLKYLFYSLTFVPIAFVIDMIVSGQILQVILVIITCGLTYALILFITKDEILFSLLEKILARFKKA; this comes from the coding sequence ATGCAGAAATCAATTGCTTCAAATATTTTTTATAAAATACTGCTCAATACGTTTAATATTATCCTTCCAATTTTAGTTGGTCCTTACGCATATCGAACGTTAGGAGCCACTTCAATCGGAACCGTTAATATTGCTGAAACTTTTTTCAATTACTTCTTCGTGTTCGCCGTATTTGGTGTATATCAATATGGTTTACGTGAAATTAGCTTAATTAAAAACGATAAGAAGAAAGTTTCTAAGTTATTTACAAGTCTCTATGTAATTAACTTCACAACTAGTATTTTGGCTTTATCAGCCTTTGTGCTCTTTAGTTATATTGGATATGGACATGAAAGTCTATTTCCAGTTCTTCTTATTTTCGGTTTTAATTTCATATCTAACATGTTTTATGTGGAATGGTTCAACGAGGCATATGAAAATTATGACTTCATCACTAAAAAAACCGTTATCGTTCGATTAATCTATGTCGTACTTCTTTTCTCTTTCATTCATGGGGTTGACGATTACAAAACATATGCTGGTTTATTAGTATTATCAACATTTTTAAACCACTCTATTAGCTTTATATATGTGAAACGCCAAGTGAAATTTGATTTTTCCGACTTAACGATTATTCCTCATTTAAAACCGTTACTATTAGTCTTGATTTTTTCAAATGCTAATATTTTATATACTCAATTAGATCGTCTTTTTTTAGGAGTATATGTTGGAAAAGAAGAAGTTGCATATTACGTAATGGCTTTTCAAATTATGATGATTATTAATACACTTATGTTAAGTGTTGTACAAGTAACCGTTCCAAGACTGTCTTATTTATCAGGAAATGCGTCTGAAATGGAGTACGAGTCTTTACTAAATAAAATTTCAAAAGTATATTTCATTACCCTATTCCCTGCTGCAATCGGTTTAATGCTCATTGCTCATGGAGCTGTTGTCATTTACGGTGGACAACAGTTTGCCGGGGCTGGTAATACACTAATTGTTTTCGCCTTCTATATGATTACAGTTGGTATTGAGTCCATTTTATCGAATCAAATTATTTATGTGAAAAAGAAAGAAAGCATTTTAGTGCGATTTTTATTCATTTGCGGATTTATCAACTTAGCATCTAATATTGCACTAATATTCTTCCATGTACTTACACCAACAACCGCAATTTTCACAACAACAATTGCGAATTGTTTCTTAATCACATTTGAATATATTTATGTGAAAAAGAAACTAAAAGTGAATTATACGTTATTCGATATACAAAAACTTAAATATCTATTTTATTCACTAACATTTGTCCCGATAGCATTCGTTATTGATATGATCGTATCTGGACAAATACTACAAGTTATCCTAGTAATAATAACATGTGGATTAACGTATGCCCTTATCCTCTTTATAACAAAGGATGAAATTCTCTTTTCACTACTCGAAAAGATACTAGCACGATTCAAAAAGGCTTAA
- a CDS encoding glycosyltransferase family 2 protein encodes MKFSLIMATCGRRDDILDLLKSLEQQTYKNFELIVVDQNDTPISDLFDEYKDKFSINYIYTPIKGLSRARNAGLKVADGDFIAFPDDDCIYETNVLESILETFNSNKDVHFISTNTTNVEGTGSLIHAPNTDIILNNKYGFMGPSFTLFFTKQFVQDVGTFDEDLGVGSGTIYGAGEETDFVLRGMKQNYTGLFRKDLFVYHPVKEEIINEQSLKRAISYAGGFGRVIRLHYGFPYFIRAVAAATFRMTQNISNDKRKFHANRLRGIVRGYLK; translated from the coding sequence TTGAAATTTTCTTTAATCATGGCTACTTGTGGCAGACGTGATGATATTCTTGACTTACTAAAATCACTTGAACAACAAACTTACAAAAATTTTGAACTTATCGTAGTAGATCAAAATGATACGCCAATCTCTGATTTATTTGATGAATATAAAGATAAATTTTCTATTAATTACATCTATACACCTATTAAAGGACTATCGAGAGCCCGCAATGCAGGTTTAAAAGTAGCAGATGGCGACTTCATCGCTTTTCCAGATGATGATTGTATTTATGAAACAAATGTTTTAGAAAGCATATTAGAAACTTTCAACTCTAATAAAGATGTTCATTTCATCTCAACAAATACGACAAATGTTGAAGGAACGGGTTCTTTAATACACGCACCGAATACAGACATTATTTTAAATAATAAGTATGGATTCATGGGACCTTCTTTCACACTATTCTTCACAAAGCAATTTGTACAAGATGTAGGTACATTTGATGAAGATTTAGGTGTTGGTTCGGGAACGATTTATGGAGCTGGTGAAGAAACTGACTTTGTACTACGCGGTATGAAACAAAATTATACTGGTTTATTTAGAAAAGATCTGTTCGTATACCATCCTGTAAAAGAGGAAATTATTAATGAACAATCATTAAAACGTGCCATTTCTTATGCTGGTGGTTTTGGTAGGGTTATTCGCTTACACTACGGATTCCCTTATTTCATACGTGCTGTCGCTGCCGCAACATTCCGTATGACACAAAATATTTCTAATGATAAGCGCAAATTCCATGCAAATCGCTTACGCGGAATTGTTCGTGGATATTTAAAATAA
- a CDS encoding ABC-F family ATP-binding cassette domain-containing protein produces MSLLTVEKLGHTFGDRTLFKDVSMRLLAGEHVGLVGANGVGKSTFMNIITGQLIHDEGRVEWTPGTNYGYLDQHTILTPGRTIRDVLADAFLPLFEKEKALNEVAEKMGTATPEELEELLEQMAEIQDALEAGGFYLLDIKIEEAARGLGIDAIGLDRDVAALSGGQRTKVLLAKLLLEQPEVLLLDEPTNYLDVEHIHWLTTYLKEYPHAFLLISHDTEFMNKCVDIIFHLEFTKMTRYTATYEKFLELAEMNKNQHINAYEKQREFIKKQEDFIAKNKARYSTTGRAKSRQKQLDRMERIDRPETAIKPEFSFKESRASSRFVFEGENVEIGYTHPLLPKLTMTIERGEKIAIVGCNGVGKSTLLKTILGKIKPLSGKTSLGDFLNPSYFEQEVKADNITPIDDVWNTFPSLDQHQIRAMLAKCGLKNEHISRPLNQLSGGEQAKVRLCKLMGEESNWLLFDEPTNHLDVTAKEELQKAMKAYKGTILLVCHEPDFYEGWITKTWDVEKWAQQNA; encoded by the coding sequence ATGAGCTTATTAACTGTTGAAAAATTAGGCCATACATTTGGTGATCGTACATTATTTAAAGATGTATCCATGCGCTTACTTGCAGGGGAACATGTTGGATTAGTTGGAGCAAACGGTGTTGGTAAATCAACATTTATGAATATAATTACTGGTCAGCTTATCCATGACGAAGGTCGCGTTGAATGGACACCTGGTACAAATTACGGTTACTTAGACCAGCATACTATTTTAACACCTGGTCGCACAATTCGTGATGTATTAGCAGATGCGTTTTTACCTTTATTTGAAAAAGAAAAAGCTTTAAATGAAGTTGCAGAAAAAATGGGAACTGCTACACCGGAAGAATTAGAGGAACTTCTTGAGCAAATGGCAGAAATTCAAGATGCTCTTGAAGCAGGCGGATTCTATTTATTAGATATTAAAATTGAAGAAGCAGCACGTGGTCTTGGAATTGACGCAATTGGTCTAGATCGTGACGTTGCAGCATTAAGTGGTGGACAACGTACAAAAGTATTACTCGCAAAATTACTACTTGAGCAACCAGAAGTACTACTATTAGATGAGCCTACCAACTATTTAGACGTTGAACATATTCATTGGTTAACAACTTATTTAAAAGAATATCCACACGCATTCCTATTAATTTCCCATGATACGGAATTTATGAATAAATGCGTCGATATTATTTTCCATCTAGAATTCACAAAAATGACGCGTTACACAGCGACATATGAAAAATTCCTAGAGCTAGCAGAAATGAATAAAAATCAACATATCAACGCTTATGAGAAGCAGCGAGAATTTATTAAAAAGCAAGAAGATTTTATTGCGAAAAATAAAGCTCGTTACTCAACAACAGGACGTGCAAAGAGCCGTCAAAAACAACTTGATCGCATGGAACGTATCGATCGCCCTGAAACAGCTATTAAACCTGAGTTTTCATTTAAAGAAAGTCGTGCAAGTAGCCGATTCGTCTTTGAAGGGGAAAATGTAGAAATTGGATATACACATCCGCTATTACCAAAATTAACGATGACAATTGAACGCGGAGAAAAAATTGCAATTGTTGGATGTAACGGTGTCGGTAAGTCAACACTGTTGAAGACAATTTTAGGTAAGATTAAACCATTAAGCGGAAAAACAAGCCTTGGTGACTTCTTAAATCCATCATACTTCGAACAAGAAGTAAAAGCTGATAATATAACACCAATTGATGATGTTTGGAATACTTTCCCTAGCTTAGACCAACATCAGATACGCGCCATGTTAGCGAAATGCGGTTTGAAAAACGAACATATTTCTCGTCCACTGAACCAATTAAGCGGTGGCGAACAGGCAAAAGTTCGTTTATGTAAACTAATGGGTGAAGAAAGTAACTGGTTACTCTTTGATGAGCCAACAAACCACCTTGATGTTACAGCAAAAGAAGAGCTACAAAAGGCGATGAAAGCATATAAAGGAACAATTCTTCTTGTATGCCATGAACCAGACTTTTATGAAGGTTGGATAACAAAAACTTGGGATGTAGAGAAATGGGCTCAGCAAAACGCTTAA
- a CDS encoding glycosyltransferase family 39 protein, translated as MERFSGLFSTFSTRAIYGIYSFFVAILIFDYFSDTQKYNYVMILVGVLLLCTIGNFILSSGSLYLERVNEKICFFVLLIICVAVKTAWIVTYKIDPIGDYEAFFNTAKALGDNFVIHDRYVALFPHIFGYASFLSIFLKIFGANFMVPPIINVVLTTISMGLIYFIARRIGGVRTAITASVLWILLPSQTMYNMFALSEPLYCTVLLLAWAIMIIVYDKIENITIAKVLMYSILLAALLVLINMARPIAAVPIIALVIWMFIIDTKHIGNKKLLINKVVYVGVIIIGYLMMSSAVNHYTTLRLGEEIATVPGYNIHVGFNKGSSGTWNPGDSALLYHYSGQPGWSAQDTQKQMLEEAKKRIKNDDIDFGKLMYDKFIIFLGNDDQAVKYADPVMDHKVGYTIISNVFYYFLLATSLFGALVAIKNKNKSSLLIICLYAIGLTMAQMIVEVAPRYHYSATIPMIFLAAFGIKHIYNKKSDRDIVKR; from the coding sequence TTGGAACGTTTTTCTGGATTGTTTTCAACTTTTTCTACACGTGCCATATACGGCATTTATAGCTTTTTCGTTGCAATATTAATTTTTGATTATTTTTCAGATACTCAAAAATATAATTATGTAATGATATTAGTTGGAGTTTTATTATTATGTACAATTGGAAACTTTATACTTAGTAGTGGATCGCTATATCTTGAAAGAGTAAATGAAAAAATATGCTTTTTTGTACTACTAATTATTTGTGTAGCAGTGAAAACTGCATGGATTGTTACATATAAGATTGATCCGATTGGTGACTATGAAGCCTTTTTCAATACTGCAAAAGCATTAGGTGATAACTTTGTTATTCATGATAGATATGTTGCATTATTTCCACATATTTTTGGTTATGCTTCATTCTTAAGTATCTTCCTAAAAATATTTGGGGCAAACTTTATGGTTCCGCCAATTATTAATGTTGTTTTAACTACAATTTCGATGGGATTAATATATTTTATAGCTAGAAGAATTGGTGGAGTGAGAACAGCGATAACAGCAAGTGTTTTATGGATTCTCTTGCCATCACAAACGATGTATAACATGTTTGCACTTTCAGAACCGTTGTATTGTACAGTACTGTTATTAGCCTGGGCAATTATGATAATTGTTTATGATAAAATTGAAAATATAACGATTGCAAAGGTTCTTATGTATTCAATTCTATTAGCTGCATTACTTGTATTAATAAATATGGCAAGACCAATTGCAGCAGTGCCAATTATTGCCTTAGTGATATGGATGTTTATTATAGATACAAAGCATATAGGGAATAAAAAGCTACTTATTAACAAGGTGGTATATGTAGGGGTTATCATTATTGGATACTTAATGATGTCTTCGGCAGTAAATCATTATACAACATTACGTTTAGGTGAAGAGATAGCAACCGTGCCGGGATACAATATTCATGTAGGATTTAATAAGGGATCTTCAGGAACATGGAATCCAGGAGATTCAGCATTACTATATCATTATAGTGGTCAACCAGGATGGAGTGCTCAGGATACTCAAAAGCAAATGCTTGAAGAAGCGAAAAAGAGAATCAAAAACGATGATATAGATTTCGGAAAACTAATGTACGATAAATTTATTATCTTCTTAGGGAATGATGATCAAGCTGTTAAGTACGCAGATCCAGTGATGGACCATAAAGTAGGATATACTATAATTTCTAATGTTTTCTATTACTTTTTACTAGCTACTTCACTGTTCGGAGCGTTAGTAGCTATAAAAAATAAAAATAAATCTTCACTTTTAATTATTTGTTTATATGCGATTGGGCTAACAATGGCACAAATGATAGTAGAAGTAGCACCGAGATATCATTATTCGGCTACAATACCTATGATCTTTTTAGCTGCTTTTGGTATTAAGCATATTTATAATAAAAAAAGTGACAGAGATATAGTAAAAAGATAA
- a CDS encoding GtrA family protein, whose translation MEKLLKFGLVGIFNTLITIISFWILLRFGMNYLVANTIAYLIGVANSYYWNKNWVFKPNNKSTSMFFKFLTVNLIVLAFNTLCLFILVDKLALNALIAQIFAIGVGMVINFVLNKIWTFNQTEKATN comes from the coding sequence ATGGAGAAACTCTTAAAGTTTGGTTTAGTAGGAATCTTTAATACGCTCATTACCATTATTAGCTTTTGGATCTTATTAAGGTTCGGGATGAACTATCTTGTTGCGAATACCATTGCCTATTTAATTGGTGTCGCCAATAGCTACTATTGGAATAAAAATTGGGTGTTTAAACCTAATAATAAAAGCACGTCAATGTTCTTTAAATTTCTAACTGTAAATTTAATTGTATTGGCTTTTAATACATTATGTTTATTTATATTAGTAGATAAACTTGCCTTGAATGCATTAATTGCACAGATTTTCGCAATTGGTGTCGGAATGGTTATAAATTTTGTTCTTAATAAAATTTGGACATTCAACCAAACTGAAAAGGCTACTAATTAA
- a CDS encoding glycosyltransferase family 2 protein produces the protein MQKLISVVVPMYFEEEVAQECYNRLKSVMLQNDINYEFVFVNDGSTDRTMEILSEIAANDYRTKIVNFARNFGHQVAVTAGIAAAKGDAIVIIDADLQDPPEVIPELIAKWEEGYEVVYAKRKQRKGETWFKLLTAKYFYKFLNYMSDIDIPKDTGDFRIIDRKVADVFNQMTERNRFIRGMMSWVGFRQTYVEYQRDERFAGETKYPLKKMIKFASDGIIAFSTKPLRIVMSLGLLSVLISIIVLLYTITVKILGHDTQTGWASIMVAITFFSGIQLFGLGIVGQYIARIYDESKNRPIYIVKETINIEQEETTQTKEKVNA, from the coding sequence ATGCAAAAATTAATTTCGGTTGTAGTTCCTATGTACTTCGAGGAAGAAGTAGCACAGGAATGTTATAATCGTTTAAAGTCCGTTATGCTTCAAAATGATATTAATTACGAGTTTGTCTTTGTAAATGACGGTAGTACAGACCGTACAATGGAAATCTTATCTGAGATTGCAGCAAATGATTACCGTACAAAAATCGTTAATTTTGCGCGTAACTTTGGACACCAAGTAGCCGTTACAGCTGGTATTGCTGCTGCAAAAGGTGACGCTATTGTAATCATAGATGCAGACTTACAAGATCCACCTGAAGTGATTCCTGAACTTATTGCAAAATGGGAAGAAGGATATGAAGTTGTTTATGCAAAACGTAAACAACGTAAAGGTGAAACTTGGTTTAAACTTTTAACAGCTAAATATTTCTATAAATTCCTAAACTACATGTCTGATATCGATATCCCAAAAGATACTGGTGATTTCCGAATCATCGATCGCAAGGTAGCTGATGTTTTCAATCAAATGACTGAGCGAAATCGCTTCATCCGCGGTATGATGTCTTGGGTTGGCTTCCGCCAAACGTATGTTGAATATCAACGCGATGAGCGCTTTGCTGGTGAAACAAAATATCCATTAAAGAAAATGATTAAATTTGCATCTGATGGCATTATTGCATTTTCGACAAAGCCATTACGCATCGTTATGTCCTTAGGTTTATTATCAGTTCTTATTTCTATAATTGTCTTACTATATACAATTACTGTGAAAATTCTCGGGCATGATACACAAACAGGTTGGGCATCTATTATGGTTGCTATTACATTCTTTAGTGGTATTCAGTTATTTGGCCTTGGCATCGTCGGCCAATATATTGCTCGTATTTATGACGAAAGTAAAAACCGTCCGATTTATATCGTAAAAGAAACAATCAATATTGAGCAAGAAGAGACTACACAAACAAAAGAAAAAGTGAATGCATAA
- a CDS encoding TetR/AcrR family transcriptional regulator codes for MKEKERLIIEMAMKLFATKGVNATSVQEIVTACGISKGAFYLYFKSKDELLLAILRYYYDKIQNKMMDIDKESLLPREKFAKQLHCQFNDIQKHKEFIIMHARENAIPFNKEVEEFMMRMKLESHAFYRNSLLSIYGDKVIPYLLDLVIMVEGICRGYLELIIIQAPEIDLSYVSAFILKRVDDLVDGLVESSEEPVLHEEKLGEFLCKSELIKEQVKEHFLKEIIVFKRTLADQLEDDELLVTLDVLEAEMRLPNPRIPVIQGMLSNLEVYPNLKEFRLRLMGYYNIKR; via the coding sequence ATGAAAGAAAAAGAGCGCTTAATTATAGAGATGGCTATGAAGTTATTTGCGACTAAGGGTGTAAATGCAACATCAGTGCAGGAAATTGTGACAGCTTGTGGCATATCTAAGGGAGCTTTCTATTTATATTTTAAATCGAAAGATGAGCTTTTATTAGCAATACTTCGATATTACTATGACAAGATTCAAAATAAAATGATGGATATTGATAAAGAATCATTATTACCACGTGAAAAATTTGCAAAACAATTGCATTGTCAGTTTAACGATATACAAAAGCATAAAGAATTTATTATTATGCATGCAAGGGAAAATGCTATTCCTTTTAATAAAGAAGTGGAAGAGTTTATGATGCGGATGAAGTTAGAGTCTCACGCATTTTATCGGAATAGTTTGCTGTCTATTTATGGTGACAAGGTTATTCCATATTTATTAGATTTAGTAATTATGGTAGAGGGCATATGCCGTGGATATTTAGAACTAATCATTATACAAGCACCAGAAATTGATTTATCGTATGTCTCTGCGTTTATTTTGAAAAGAGTGGATGATTTAGTAGATGGGTTGGTAGAATCTTCGGAAGAACCCGTGTTACATGAAGAAAAGCTTGGAGAATTCCTTTGTAAATCAGAGCTTATTAAGGAGCAGGTTAAGGAACATTTTTTAAAAGAAATCATTGTTTTTAAACGTACATTAGCTGATCAATTAGAAGATGATGAATTGCTTGTTACGCTAGATGTTTTGGAGGCGGAAATGAGATTGCCAAATCCAAGGATTCCGGTCATCCAAGGAATGCTGTCTAATTTAGAAGTATATCCAAATTTAAAAGAATTTCGCTTACGACTTATGGGATATTACAATATAAAAAGGTAA